The following is a genomic window from Amaranthus tricolor cultivar Red isolate AtriRed21 chromosome 10, ASM2621246v1, whole genome shotgun sequence.
TTCTTGAATTATATCAATACCCTTCTGGTAGTCCAATCTCCCAATAAAGCCGATCTAACAAAACCCAATAGTTCATGTAAGAAAGGATTTCGTCAGTCATATGTAGAAGTGGTCATAATTATCTTACCAATGGGCAATCAGGCTTTATAGGAAGACCAAGCTCCTTTTGTAAAGCCGCCTTGCATTCGGCCTAGAAATTCAAgccaagtaaataaaaaaaattacaaaatatatgATACAAAGCTTCTAATGCTAAAAGATTTAGCTTTTCGCAGATTTGAAAATCGTTGAGACCTTTCCAGAGAGATCATCTACATTGTAAGGGGCAGCGATTAGCGGATCATTGGATGGATTCCATTCATCAACATTGATGCCATTTATAATACCTATCACATGAAATACGTATATACATGaatgataagaataaacaaagaataTAAAGCATGAAGTTCAAGACACATATCTCTAAGTAAATAAAAATCTCGGGCATGGAATAAAGCTATGGTAGTATATGTACCATTTAATACAAATTTCCTGTTGGTTAGTAATTCATGCAAACCATAGCCGCCCTCCACAGTTGTTATTTCCCATGAATAACCCTGTTATCAAACATGGATCATTTGATCGATTTATTAACATCTGCCTCATACAAAAAGTTAGAGATGAACAGAAAAGGTTGAATGTTGAGCGAAACGAGCTTGcatctaaaaaaaaattattgattggCAAATTGTTACCTGGCTGACAGTAAGAATTCTATCAGCAGTCACAATGGCTCCCTTCAAAATATTGACGGCCTCACCTTTGTCAAGTTCATGTGCTCTGGCCCACTCCGGAAATACCCATTCTAGAGCTCCATACCAATGTGAAGGAAGTCCTAAATTATCATATGTTACTCCAGGCTCCACACCctttcaaaaaagaaaactaTCAGTGTCAATATTCATTATTTCGATGGGCAaaagatttatagttttttggttttggattattaTGGACTAAAGTAAATTAACTCATTTAATGATGTGCACTTCATATTTATGTTAAGTTGCACAAGACGTTTGCTGCCAAGATTCAGTCGGAAATAGCCTCTTTTTTAGTTCTATCATTAACAAGGGTTAGGTTGCGTACATCCAACCCTCTCAAATCCCActctaggtgggagccacttaatggcattggggaaATTAAATGTTGTTTTAGAAAAAGGGTTGTCAAGGAAGACATGAGGAGATAAATGCTATAAACGTGTTTCTTAGATTAAAGCTTACAAATCACTTGGGAGTAGTACAAGCCTTTCGAAACTctagataattatcttataCTTCTGTACGTTAAGTTAATTTAATCAATATCATCATACAGCCATGAAAATTAACAACAGATAGTATGAGTAGCAAATCACAACAAATCGACAACCATGAAAGAACAGCATACTTGATGAGACAAGTTGTGTATGACGAGTACACTGCGTGCAGCCTTGTAAACTCCATATGGACGGTACTTAGCTGCAAGAAGTCTGCAAAACCAAGAGAGCCATCAATCTATTTGCCGTCAAACAAAATGTTACTAAAAATTACATGGTAAAAAATGCAAGTAATGCAAAAATCATCCTAATAGCCTTATATATAGCCCACCAAATTAGTAGAAGAACACTAGCACAATGACAATACGTGTCCCAAAACCCACTCAGCCAAAACAAAAACTCGATAGTTGGCCTGCACAAGGCTGCTCGAACGATCCATGTGAGTGCTCGAACGAGTAGCTGCCAGATGCACCTATTGTGTGCTACTGCTGCACTTGGTTGAGGCACATCCCATTGCACCTCTTTCTCTTGTTTCCTCATTGCTCCATCACCATGCCCCCCCTTCTCCCTTGCATTGACATCATTCCCATCAATGATCTATACCATAGAATGATCTAACAGAGTTCTTTCATAAATGATTCATTTTCCTTAGTAGATATGATGACACGTAAGAAATAGACCACTTTCGGAAATCAGAGAATCCATGCATAAGGAAATAAATGACAGCAAAAGAAACTTACACTGGTACAAGGCCTGCATGCCAATCATTGACAAGGAACAAACAGTTATCCCCATAGGTGTACCCTCCTAAAGGAAGAACAAGAGGAGCTTCACACGCAGCATGACAAAGCAAAGTGAACCGGAACTGTCCAACCAAAGATGAAATTTTGTTACTCTTGCCagataaaacaagtaaaattgATTCAAATGTAGTATACTACCACAACATTTGGTATTTGGAATTTACACTAGCTTTAATGTAAGTATACCCTTGTCCGGTCATATTCACATTGATATCACTAAACCgagaaatttaaagaaaataacCAAGTCTGATAATATGAACCTATACCAGTCCTAAACACGTACCAGAGTCCATAAACACTCCTAAGCAAATGAACAGAATTATGGATGCCATTAAAATAAATCAGCATATACCTGATTGTCCCCAAAAGCACCATGGCTGTCGCCATATGGATTTCCTGGTCGATGATAGGAATAATGATCGACAAAAACCTATAATACAGAATGGAAAGGTAATTACATCATGGGGCACAAATAAATTATCAAGTTTTGTATCCTTGAAGTTGGATCTCATACAAGATCCACAAAACGGGATATTTTTAGTTAGACCCAAAAAACAAGCACACCATCAAACCTTAGTAATAATtcaagtattattatttttccttaCCCAATCAACACCATTTTTATACTCGTGGAAAAATGCGACTTCTTGCAGCCCACCAAAGCAATTGACCTTAATTCGGCAGTTGGCATCAAATGCACCGGCATAAACTTTATCTGCAGCCGTACCATGCATGTATCGAGGAGAAACTACCATTACACGATGCCCACGTGCAGCTAGAGCTATAGGTAAGGAACCACAAACATCTCCTAAACCTCCTGTCTTGGAATATGGTGCAGCTTCTGAAGCAACAAAGACGATGCTTAACTTCAGTTTGGTAAGGAGTTTCTCCTCTCCTTCAAAAACAGTTTCTTCCTGAAAATCATCTTCAACCACGCTGTCATTACCTACTTCTTGTTTAGGGATGACACTGGAAGGTACTCCGGCAGGGGATCCATCCTCTCCTTCACGGTCAATTGCCTCCCTAACTCGACAGTTGTGTTCTTCAACATC
Proteins encoded in this region:
- the LOC130825053 gene encoding starch synthase 1, chloroplastic/amyloplastic-like isoform X2, with the translated sequence MDSFSLQSSHINGFCRSNLNFGSNPLVIRANKLLGFDYYWKQRSIRWPNFSLKCRTFVEGIEGGVSSSTDGSKPVELHHEGNEELKGQLVGPVKPSSASIVRFHLFSQPANADDSNSKATGTLDLDEQVREQEVQEEDKDQDVQEIDDVEEHNCRVREAIDREGEDGSPAGVPSSVIPKQEVGNDSVVEDDFQEETVFEGEEKLLTKLKLSIVFVASEAAPYSKTGGLGDVCGSLPIALAARGHRVMVVSPRYMHGTAADKVYAGAFDANCRIKVNCFGGLQEVAFFHEYKNGVDWVFVDHYSYHRPGNPYGDSHGAFGDNQFRFTLLCHAACEAPLVLPLGGYTYGDNCLFLVNDWHAGLVPVLLAAKYRPYGVYKAARSVLVIHNLSHQGVEPGVTYDNLGLPSHWYGALEWVFPEWARAHELDKGEAVNILKGAIVTADRILTVSQGYSWEITTVEGGYGLHELLTNRKFVLNGIINGINVDEWNPSNDPLIAAPYNVDDLSGKAECKAALQKELGLPIKPDCPLIGFIGRLDYQKGIDIIQEAFPQLMGDDVQFVMLGSGDARYERWMRAAEGACKDKFRGWVGFNIPISHKITAGCDILLMPSRFEPCGLNQLYAMRYGTIPVVHATGGLRLGLFSIGEGEYVGGSEKCNKNIQGLQGVMGRVDEERDATRFYMGYCCFSV
- the LOC130825053 gene encoding starch synthase 1, chloroplastic/amyloplastic-like isoform X1, which encodes MDSFSLQSSHINGFCRSNLNFGSNPLVIRANKLLGFDYYWKQRSIRWPNFSLKCRTFVEGIEGGVSSSTDGSKPVELHHEGNEELKGQLVGPVKPSSASIVRFHLFSQPANADDSNSKATGTLDLDEQVREQEVQEEDKDQDVQEIDDVEEHNCRVREAIDREGEDGSPAGVPSSVIPKQEVGNDSVVEDDFQEETVFEGEEKLLTKLKLSIVFVASEAAPYSKTGGLGDVCGSLPIALAARGHRVMVVSPRYMHGTAADKVYAGAFDANCRIKVNCFGGLQEVAFFHEYKNGVDWVFVDHYSYHRPGNPYGDSHGAFGDNQFRFTLLCHAACEAPLVLPLGGYTYGDNCLFLVNDWHAGLVPVLLAAKYRPYGVYKAARSVLVIHNLSHQGVEPGVTYDNLGLPSHWYGALEWVFPEWARAHELDKGEAVNILKGAIVTADRILTVSQGYSWEITTVEGGYGLHELLTNRKFVLNGIINGINVDEWNPSNDPLIAAPYNVDDLSGKAECKAALQKELGLPIKPDCPLIGFIGRLDYQKGIDIIQEAFPQLMGDDVQFVMLGSGDARYERWMRAAEGACKDKFRGWVGFNIPISHKITAGCDILLMPSRFEPCGLNQLYAMRYGTIPVVHATGGLRDTVETYNPFAVGTDGTGTGTGTGTGWAFSPLAKESMLAALRNAIRTYRDYKESWVGLMKRGMLQDFTWDTAASQYEQVFQWAFIDPPYC
- the LOC130825053 gene encoding starch synthase 1, chloroplastic/amyloplastic-like isoform X6, which produces MDSFSLQSSHINGFCRSNLNFGSNPLVIRANKLLGFDYYWKQRSIRWPNFSLKCRTFVEGIEGGVSSSTDGSKPVELHHEGNEELKGQLVGPVKPSSASIVRFHLFSQPANADDSNSKATGTLDLDEQVREQEVQEEDKDQDVQEIDDVEEHNCRVREAIDREGEDGSPAGVPSSVIPKQEVGNDSVVEDDFQEETVFEGEEKLLTKLKLSIVFVASEAAPYSKTGGLGDVCGSLPIALAARGHRVMVVSPRYMHGTAADKVYAGAFDANCRIKVNCFGGLQEVAFFHEYKNGVDWVFVDHYSYHRPGNPYGDSHGAFGDNQFRFTLLCHAACEAPLVLPLGGYTYGDNCLFLVNDWHAGLVPVLLAAKYRPYGVYKAARSVLVIHNLSHQGVEPGVTYDNLGLPSHWYGALEWVFPEWARAHELDKGEAVNILKGAIVTADRILTVSQGYSWEITTVEGGYGLHELLTNRKFVLNGIINGINVDEWNPSNDPLIAAPYNVDDLSGKAECKAALQKELGLPIKPDCPLIGFIGRLDYQKGIDIIQEAFPQLMGDDVQFVMLGSGDARYERWMRAAEGACKDKFRGWVGFNIPISHKITAGCDILLMPSRFEPCGLNQLYAMRYGTIPVVHATGGLRLGLFSIGEGEYVGDVFILHQRHVMMHEF
- the LOC130825053 gene encoding starch synthase 1, chloroplastic/amyloplastic-like isoform X5, with product MDSFSLQSSHINGFCRSNLNFGSNPLVIRANKLLGFDYYWKQRSIRWPNFSLKCRTFVEGIEGGVSSSTDGSKPVELHHEGNEELKGQLVGPVKPSSASIVRFHLFSQPANADDSNSKATGTLDLDEQVREQEVQEEDKDQDVQEIDDVEEHNCRVREAIDREGEDGSPAGVPSSVIPKQEVGNDSVVEDDFQEETVFEGEEKLLTKLKLSIVFVASEAAPYSKTGGLGDVCGSLPIALAARGHRVMVVSPRYMHGTAADKVYAGAFDANCRIKVNCFGGLQEVAFFHEYKNGVDWVFVDHYSYHRPGNPYGDSHGAFGDNQFRFTLLCHAACEAPLVLPLGGYTYGDNCLFLVNDWHAGLVPVLLAAKYRPYGVYKAARSVLVIHNLSHQGVEPGVTYDNLGLPSHWYGALEWVFPEWARAHELDKGEAVNILKGAIVTADRILTVSQGYSWEITTVEGGYGLHELLTNRKFVLNGIINGINVDEWNPSNDPLIAAPYNVDDLSGKAECKAALQKELGLPIKPDCPLIGFIGRLDYQKGIDIIQEAFPQLMGDDVQFVMLGSGDARYERWMRAAEGACKDKFRGWVGFNIPISHKITAGCDILLMPSRFEPCGLNQLYAMRYGTIPVVHATGGLRLGLFSIGEGEYVGVGVTLDVFILHQRHVMMHEF
- the LOC130825053 gene encoding starch synthase 1, chloroplastic/amyloplastic-like isoform X4, which codes for MDSFSLQSSHINGFCRSNLNFGSNPLVIRANKLLGFDYYWKQRSIRWPNFSLKCRTFVEGIEGGVSSSTDGSKPVELHHEGNEELKGQLVGPVKPSSASIVRFHLFSQPANADDSNSKATGTLDLDEQVREQEVQEEDKDQDVQEIDDVEEHNCRVREAIDREGEDGSPAGVPSSVIPKQEVGNDSVVEDDFQEETVFEGEEKLLTKLKLSIVFVASEAAPYSKTGGLGDVCGSLPIALAARGHRVMVVSPRYMHGTAADKVYAGAFDANCRIKVNCFGGLQEVAFFHEYKNGVDWVFVDHYSYHRPGNPYGDSHGAFGDNQFRFTLLCHAACEAPLVLPLGGYTYGDNCLFLVNDWHAGLVPVLLAAKYRPYGVYKAARSVLVIHNLSHQGVEPGVTYDNLGLPSHWYGALEWVFPEWARAHELDKGEAVNILKGAIVTADRILTVSQGYSWEITTVEGGYGLHELLTNRKFVLNGIINGINVDEWNPSNDPLIAAPYNVDDLSGKAECKAALQKELGLPIKPDCPLIGFIGRLDYQKGIDIIQEAFPQLMGDDVQFVMLGSGDARYERWMRAAEGACKDKFRGWVGFNIPISHKITAGCDILLMPSRFEPCGLNQLYAMRYGTIPVVHATGGLRDTVETYNPFAVGTDGTGTGTGTGTGWAFSPLAKESMLALVLH
- the LOC130825053 gene encoding starch synthase 1, chloroplastic/amyloplastic-like isoform X3, producing the protein MDSFSLQSSHINGFCRSNLNFGSNPLVIRANKLLGFDYYWKQRSIRWPNFSLKCRTFVEGIEGGVSSSTDGSKPVELHHEGNEELKGQLVGPVKPSSASIVRFHLFSQPANADDSNSKATGTLDLDEQVREQEVQEEDKDQDVQEIDDVEEHNCRVREAIDREGEDGSPAGVPSSVIPKQEVGNDSVVEDDFQEETVFEGEEKLLTKLKLSIVFVASEAAPYSKTGGLGDVCGSLPIALAARGHRVMVVSPRYMHGTAADKVYAGAFDANCRIKVNCFGGLQEVAFFHEYKNGVDWVFVDHYSYHRPGNPYGDSHGAFGDNQFRFTLLCHAACEAPLVLPLGGYTYGDNCLFLVNDWHAGLVPVLLAAKYRPYGVYKAARSVLVIHNLSHQGVEPGVTYDNLGLPSHWYGALEWVFPEWARAHELDKGEAVNILKGAIVTADRILTVSQGYSWEITTVEGGYGLHELLTNRKFVLNGIINGINVDEWNPSNDPLIAAPYNVDDLSGKAECKAALQKELGLPIKPDCPLIGFIGRLDYQKGIDIIQEAFPQLMGDDVQFVMLGSGDARYERWMRAAEGACKDKFRGWVGFNIPISHKITAGCDILLMPSRFEPCGLNQLYAMRYGTIPVVHATGGLRDTVETYNPFAVGTDGTGTGTGTGTGWAFSPLAKESMLAMCSYCTRDMS